One Flavobacterium sp. 90 DNA segment encodes these proteins:
- a CDS encoding GNAT family N-acetyltransferase: MTKFTVKQYDKNDYQIWNDFISQAKNATFLFCRDFMEYHQDRFEDFSLLVFEDEKLISVLPANKTGNSIYSHQGLTYGGLVCKEQTKLATVIEIFRAILLFLMENNFQKLHLKSLPSIYHLKPAEEILYALFLAEAKLVRRDSLSVIDLSQENKTSKIRKRGFQKGVSNQLIIEEETDFDLFWNEVLIPNLNKKHSANPVHSVKEMNYLKTHFPKNIHQFNVYFEDKIVAGTTVFETETVAHCQYISKNENQENLGSLDYLFHYLIQERFAGKRFFDFGISNENQGRNLNEGLAYWKESFGASTIIHDFYEVETSNYNKLNGIFV, translated from the coding sequence ATGACAAAGTTTACCGTAAAACAATACGACAAAAACGATTATCAAATCTGGAATGACTTTATAAGTCAGGCTAAAAATGCTACGTTTTTATTTTGTCGTGATTTTATGGAATATCACCAAGATCGTTTTGAAGATTTTTCGCTTTTGGTTTTCGAAGATGAGAAATTAATCAGCGTTTTACCGGCAAATAAAACCGGAAATTCTATTTATTCACATCAAGGACTTACTTACGGAGGTTTAGTCTGTAAAGAGCAAACGAAATTAGCGACGGTTATAGAAATTTTCAGAGCTATTTTGCTTTTTTTGATGGAAAATAATTTTCAAAAACTACACTTAAAATCACTTCCCTCAATCTATCATTTAAAACCTGCGGAAGAAATTTTGTATGCTTTGTTTTTAGCTGAAGCAAAATTAGTCCGACGAGATTCACTTTCGGTTATCGATTTATCGCAAGAAAATAAGACTTCTAAAATCAGAAAAAGAGGTTTTCAAAAAGGAGTTTCAAATCAATTGATTATTGAAGAAGAAACTGATTTTGATTTGTTTTGGAATGAAGTTTTGATTCCGAATTTAAATAAAAAACATAGCGCAAATCCTGTTCATTCTGTAAAAGAAATGAACTATTTAAAAACTCATTTTCCTAAAAATATTCACCAGTTTAATGTTTATTTCGAAGATAAAATTGTGGCTGGAACTACAGTTTTCGAAACAGAAACCGTAGCACATTGTCAGTATATTTCGAAAAACGAAAATCAGGAAAATCTGGGAAGTTTGGATTATTTATTTCATTATTTGATTCAGGAAAGATTTGCTGGAAAGCGATTTTTTGATTTTGGAATTTCGAATGAAAATCAAGGAAGAAATCTAAACGAAGGATTAGCATATTGGAAAGAAAGTTTTGGCGCAAGCACTATAATTCATGATTTTTATGAAGTTGAAACTTCCAATTATAATAAGTTAAATGGTATTTTTGTTTAA
- a CDS encoding trimeric intracellular cation channel family protein — translation MFHLLDLIGTMAFAMSGALTAMHKKLDPFGVFIIAFVTAVGGGTLRDVLIGRTPVGWMRDLQYVYVIILGFGLAILFRKKFDKLRTSLFLFDTIGLGVFTLIGLEKGIMIGLHPVICIALGTMTACFGGVTRDILCTEIPTIFRREIYATICILGGIVFFALKKLNLNDDVLYLVTSIVIITVRLMAVKYKWYLRAFDHK, via the coding sequence ATGTTTCATTTATTAGATCTTATCGGTACGATGGCTTTTGCTATGTCCGGCGCTTTGACTGCAATGCACAAAAAACTCGATCCTTTTGGGGTTTTTATCATTGCATTTGTGACCGCCGTTGGAGGAGGAACGCTGCGAGATGTCCTGATTGGCAGAACTCCGGTAGGCTGGATGCGTGATCTGCAATATGTTTATGTAATTATTTTAGGTTTTGGATTGGCAATTCTCTTCAGAAAAAAGTTTGATAAATTAAGAACATCTTTGTTTTTGTTTGATACGATTGGCTTGGGAGTTTTTACTTTGATAGGCCTTGAAAAAGGTATTATGATTGGTTTGCATCCTGTTATTTGTATTGCTTTAGGAACTATGACCGCTTGTTTTGGTGGTGTAACGCGTGATATTTTATGTACCGAAATTCCAACCATATTTAGAAGAGAAATTTATGCGACGATCTGTATTTTGGGCGGAATCGTGTTTTTTGCTCTGAAAAAACTGAATCTAAATGATGATGTTTTATACCTCGTAACTTCAATTGTTATTATCACCGTTCGATTAATGGCCGTAAAATACAAGTGGTATTTACGTGCATTTGACCACAAATAG
- a CDS encoding RDD family protein: MSELSINTTQNVKINFIAASVGERLGSYFIDLLIKISYVIVILLVFFYGLHFDKLFDKLDSWSVMSILLFFYLPIMLYSITLESIFEGQTIGKKLVKIKVVKIDGYQAGFGDYLIRWFFRLIDFTLLYGLVGLIAVVTSKKAQRLGDMAAGTAVITLKNKIDISHTILEEIGDAYVPTYPLVIKLSDNDMRIIKETFQKADAKNDHEMIYKLVAKIESVTGIKNQSGNNNDFLRVILKDYNFYTQNM; the protein is encoded by the coding sequence ATGTCAGAATTATCTATTAACACGACACAAAATGTTAAAATAAATTTTATAGCGGCATCGGTTGGTGAACGCTTAGGTTCTTATTTCATTGACTTACTGATAAAAATCTCCTATGTAATAGTTATTTTATTAGTGTTTTTTTACGGGTTACATTTCGATAAATTGTTCGATAAATTAGATTCATGGTCTGTTATGTCGATACTTTTGTTCTTTTATTTACCAATTATGCTTTATTCGATTACTCTGGAAAGTATTTTTGAAGGGCAAACGATTGGAAAAAAGCTGGTAAAAATAAAAGTTGTAAAAATTGATGGTTATCAGGCAGGTTTTGGTGACTATTTAATTCGATGGTTTTTTAGGCTAATTGATTTTACATTGCTTTACGGACTTGTTGGTTTAATTGCTGTTGTTACAAGTAAAAAAGCGCAGCGATTAGGAGACATGGCGGCAGGAACGGCAGTTATTACTCTGAAAAATAAAATTGATATAAGCCATACTATTTTAGAGGAAATAGGTGATGCTTATGTTCCAACATATCCTTTAGTGATTAAATTATCGGATAATGATATGCGAATTATTAAAGAAACGTTTCAAAAAGCAGATGCCAAAAACGATCACGAAATGATCTACAAACTAGTCGCTAAGATTGAAAGCGTAACAGGAATTAAAAATCAATCGGGCAATAATAATGACTTTCTTCGAGTTATTCTCAAGGATTATAATTTTTACACGCAAAATATGTAA
- a CDS encoding stage II sporulation protein M produces MREVAFIKQNKEKWLEFELAIFGKAKKNPDELANLYIQLMNDLSYAQTYYPKSKTVIYLNHLASQIYQKIYKTKRTEKNRLLEFFKTEVPLLVYEYKRYLMYAFILFFATVAIGVVSAKYDPNFVRLILGDSYVNMTLENIKKGNPMAVYGSGTNWGSFIGITFNNLKVGAQCYFYGILGGIGTFWIFLQNSIMLGSFQYFFYEQGVFWKSVRGIWIHGSMEIFAIVIETTAGFILGASILFPKTFSRMNSFKIGFKNSFKIFLSTFPFTISAGFLEGFITRYSIDMPNWLSSFIILFTLAIISFYYLVYPFIVHRKTQQLSAKSN; encoded by the coding sequence ATGAGAGAAGTCGCCTTCATAAAACAAAATAAAGAAAAATGGCTGGAATTTGAACTAGCTATTTTTGGTAAAGCTAAAAAAAATCCTGATGAGTTAGCTAATTTGTACATTCAATTGATGAATGATTTGTCGTATGCCCAAACTTATTATCCCAAAAGTAAAACAGTTATTTACTTAAATCACCTGGCATCGCAGATTTATCAGAAGATATACAAAACAAAACGAACGGAAAAAAACAGATTGCTGGAATTCTTCAAAACAGAAGTTCCTTTGCTGGTTTACGAATACAAAAGATATTTGATGTATGCTTTTATCTTATTTTTCGCGACTGTAGCAATAGGTGTTGTTTCGGCAAAATACGATCCAAATTTTGTTCGCTTGATTTTGGGAGATTCGTATGTAAATATGACTTTGGAAAATATCAAAAAAGGTAATCCAATGGCAGTTTACGGTTCCGGAACCAATTGGGGAAGTTTTATTGGTATCACTTTCAATAATCTAAAAGTTGGTGCGCAATGCTATTTTTATGGTATTCTTGGCGGTATAGGAACTTTTTGGATTTTCCTCCAAAACTCTATCATGCTGGGATCTTTTCAGTACTTTTTTTATGAGCAAGGAGTTTTCTGGAAAAGCGTTCGCGGAATCTGGATTCACGGCTCTATGGAAATTTTTGCTATCGTAATCGAAACTACTGCAGGCTTTATTCTTGGCGCTTCGATATTGTTTCCTAAAACTTTTTCGAGAATGAATTCTTTTAAAATTGGCTTCAAAAACAGTTTCAAAATATTTCTGAGTACTTTTCCTTTTACAATTAGCGCAGGCTTCCTGGAAGGTTTTATCACGCGTTATTCGATTGATATGCCAAACTGGTTAAGCTCTTTTATCATTTTATTTACCTTAGCAATAATTTCGTTTTATTATCTGGTTTATCCTTTTATAGTGCACAGAAAAACACAACAACTATCAGCCAAATCGAATTAA
- a CDS encoding DUF4129 domain-containing protein, which yields MNRFLILLSFLFFSGISYAQDSLATAEPPKIASIKYTEKDIEIDSSTIEAKTFNKNFKKKYTDSDFVYEYKTPEKNAWDRFKDWLASVFRRLFSFENTASSIKFVSILLRIIAVLVIVIVIYLIAKALINKEGQWIFGKNAQKKTIYYTDIEKNIHLLDFEKLIKESINSGEKRIAIRYYYLWLLKVMAQNHYIEWDIEKTNSDYLYELQRPIHKEEFTYLSYLYNYIWYGEFQIDEISFDKAENRFKKALKTFSNG from the coding sequence ATGAATAGATTTTTAATTCTTTTATCTTTCCTTTTTTTCTCCGGTATCTCATATGCTCAGGATTCTTTGGCTACAGCCGAACCTCCAAAAATAGCTTCGATAAAATACACAGAGAAAGACATTGAGATTGATTCGAGTACAATTGAAGCCAAAACTTTTAATAAAAACTTCAAAAAGAAATACACAGATTCAGATTTTGTATATGAATATAAAACGCCCGAAAAAAATGCCTGGGATCGTTTTAAAGATTGGCTTGCAAGCGTTTTTAGAAGATTATTTAGTTTTGAAAACACAGCAAGTTCCATCAAATTTGTTTCAATTCTATTGAGAATCATTGCGGTTCTGGTTATTGTAATCGTAATTTATCTGATTGCAAAAGCTTTAATCAATAAAGAAGGACAATGGATTTTTGGCAAAAACGCTCAAAAAAAGACTATCTATTATACTGATATTGAAAAAAACATACATCTTTTAGATTTTGAAAAACTGATAAAAGAAAGTATTAATTCCGGCGAAAAAAGAATTGCAATTCGGTATTATTATCTATGGCTTTTAAAAGTCATGGCGCAGAATCATTATATAGAATGGGATATCGAAAAAACAAATTCTGATTATTTATACGAACTTCAAAGACCAATCCATAAAGAAGAATTCACTTATTTGTCTTACTTGTATAATTATATTTGGTACGGAGAATTTCAAATTGACGAAATCTCATTCGATAAAGCAGAAAACAGATTTAAGAAAGCCTTAAAAACCTTTAGCAATGGATAA
- a CDS encoding DUF4350 domain-containing protein: MDKNIKVYIAILVFVLALILIADRDQPKPIDWSPTYSVNDKIPLGLYVFDKEIHGFLKPQKLEKIVTQTPYEFLDSKYDEDTLVENYSIKGTILNISEANNIDDQSVTEIFYFVSHGNNAFLSMRDFPSAILDSLKLTINVNFGLPDSNSIWLANKKVSSKTYHLKEGVGDNYFSKIDTLNSTVLGYQSYVPKQKHVNFIKVAYKSGYFYLHTQPATFSNFHLLKKDHYQYAENVLSYLPKGDVFWYTKGINDEKISQSPLRYIFSQPALKWAWYLSLIGILIFIIFNAKRKQRIVPILKPLPNLTIDFTKTIGNLYYQEGDHGNIIDKKIIYFLERIRNEYLLDTTKLDDDFIKKLHLKTGKDQTDIRELVFLINEHRKSYHGSLEEDLIRINNAIEKVLN, translated from the coding sequence ATGGATAAAAATATCAAAGTTTACATCGCTATTCTGGTTTTTGTTTTAGCATTAATTTTAATAGCAGATCGCGATCAGCCAAAACCTATCGATTGGAGTCCAACTTATTCTGTCAATGACAAAATCCCGCTTGGATTATATGTTTTTGACAAAGAAATTCATGGCTTTTTAAAGCCTCAGAAATTAGAAAAAATTGTAACCCAAACTCCTTATGAGTTTCTGGATTCTAAATATGATGAAGATACTCTGGTCGAAAATTATTCGATAAAAGGTACAATTTTAAACATATCAGAAGCAAACAATATTGACGATCAGTCTGTAACCGAAATTTTCTATTTTGTATCTCATGGAAACAATGCTTTTTTGAGTATGAGAGATTTTCCGAGTGCTATTTTGGATAGTTTAAAACTAACAATCAATGTAAATTTCGGACTTCCGGATAGTAACTCAATTTGGCTTGCCAATAAAAAAGTGAGTTCCAAAACCTATCATTTAAAAGAAGGAGTTGGCGATAATTATTTTTCGAAAATTGATACTTTAAACAGTACTGTTTTAGGTTACCAAAGTTATGTGCCAAAACAAAAGCATGTTAACTTTATAAAAGTAGCGTATAAAAGCGGCTATTTTTATTTACATACTCAGCCAGCCACGTTTAGTAATTTTCATTTATTGAAAAAAGATCATTATCAATATGCTGAAAATGTGCTTTCTTATTTACCAAAAGGTGATGTTTTCTGGTATACAAAAGGAATAAACGATGAGAAAATTTCGCAATCACCATTACGTTATATTTTTAGTCAGCCAGCTTTAAAATGGGCTTGGTATTTATCGTTAATCGGAATATTGATTTTTATAATTTTTAATGCAAAACGAAAACAACGCATCGTTCCAATCCTGAAACCTTTGCCGAATTTAACGATTGATTTTACAAAAACCATTGGTAATTTGTACTATCAGGAAGGCGATCACGGTAATATTATTGATAAAAAAATCATTTATTTCCTGGAACGAATCCGGAATGAATATTTACTGGACACGACAAAACTGGATGACGATTTTATCAAAAAATTACATTTAAAAACAGGCAAAGATCAAACTGATATTCGGGAACTCGTGTTCTTAATTAACGAACACAGAAAGAGTTATCACGGAAGTCTAGAAGAAGATTTAATCAGAATTAATAACGCAATAGAAAAGGTTTTAAATTAA
- a CDS encoding MoxR family ATPase encodes MDDINTPETEITNENVNFETRLNLGPLLDHVNSIKKELETVIVGQHKMIDQLLVAILSNGHVLLEGVPGVAKTITAKLLSKTLNIGFSRIQFTPDLMPSDILGTSIFNLKTSEFQFKQGPIFSNLILIDEINRAPAKTQAALFEVMEERQITIDGFAYQLETPFLVIATQNPIEQEGTYRLPEAQLDRFLFKITIDYPKLNEEILIIQREHLLQDHGKLEAIKAVLSAAEIKDYQALVKQIRVEQNLLEYIARIVVNTRENAFLYLGASPRASIAILNAAKGFAAIRGRDFVTPEDIKEAAIPVLQHRVIVTPEREMEGITSPEIIKQIIETVEIPR; translated from the coding sequence ATGGACGATATCAATACACCAGAAACCGAAATCACGAACGAAAATGTGAATTTTGAAACCAGATTAAACTTAGGCCCGCTTTTAGATCACGTTAACAGCATCAAAAAAGAGCTTGAAACTGTAATTGTTGGACAACATAAAATGATCGATCAGCTTTTGGTTGCGATACTTTCAAACGGACATGTTTTACTTGAAGGTGTTCCGGGAGTTGCCAAAACGATTACGGCTAAACTATTGTCTAAAACGTTGAACATTGGCTTTAGCCGAATTCAGTTTACGCCGGATTTAATGCCGTCTGATATTTTAGGAACCTCTATTTTTAATCTTAAAACTTCTGAATTTCAGTTTAAACAAGGTCCGATTTTTTCGAATTTAATTTTGATTGATGAGATTAACCGTGCTCCTGCCAAAACTCAAGCGGCACTTTTTGAAGTTATGGAAGAGCGTCAGATTACAATTGACGGTTTTGCCTATCAGCTTGAAACTCCTTTTTTGGTTATTGCAACACAAAATCCAATTGAGCAAGAAGGAACATATCGTTTGCCGGAAGCACAATTAGACCGTTTTTTATTCAAAATCACGATTGATTATCCAAAATTAAATGAAGAAATTTTAATCATCCAAAGAGAGCATTTATTGCAGGATCACGGAAAATTAGAAGCTATAAAAGCAGTGCTTTCTGCTGCAGAAATAAAAGATTACCAAGCTTTAGTAAAACAAATTAGAGTTGAGCAGAATTTATTAGAATATATTGCTCGAATTGTAGTAAACACGCGCGAAAATGCCTTTTTATATTTAGGAGCTTCACCTCGTGCTTCGATTGCAATTTTAAACGCTGCAAAAGGTTTCGCTGCCATTCGTGGACGCGATTTCGTAACGCCGGAAGATATTAAAGAAGCTGCAATTCCGGTTTTACAACACCGTGTTATTGTAACGCCTGAACGTGAAATGGAAGGAATTACAAGTCCTGAAATTATTAAACAAATTATTGAAACAGTCGAGATACCAAGGTAA
- a CDS encoding DUF58 domain-containing protein, producing the protein MKFIKSLYLNNFFFYVLLGIIGMFVCAFIFPNLYNAVWFVVLILITFLGLDLLLLYFARTGIEATRNTPEKLSNGDLNPISISIKNHYTFTISVKIIDEIPFQFQVRDFKLIKSIKASAEIEIGYDLRPTERGEYYFGDLNLYVSSPLKLISRRFTFDKDQMVPTYPSFIQLRKYDLLAFSNNLHQYGIKKIRRIGHTMEFEQIKEYVQGDDLRTLNWKATAKKNSLMVNQFQDEKSQSVYMAIDKGRVMQMPFDGLSLLDYAINSTLVLSNVILKKQDKAGIFSFSKKVENRVFAEKRSSQMQKILETLYNIKTDFFESDYSRLYVDIKKNINQRSLIILYTNFETMDGLKRQLPYLKGIAKNHLLVVVFFSNTELNDLINRKTNTIQEIYDKVIAEKFMFEKKLIANELKKYGIYSVLTQPENLTLDTINKYLEIKARGIL; encoded by the coding sequence ATGAAATTCATAAAAAGTCTATACCTGAACAACTTCTTTTTCTATGTGCTTTTAGGCATTATCGGAATGTTTGTTTGTGCTTTTATTTTTCCGAATTTATACAATGCCGTTTGGTTTGTAGTTCTGATTTTAATCACATTTCTGGGACTTGATCTTTTGCTTTTATATTTTGCACGAACAGGAATTGAGGCAACTCGAAATACTCCCGAAAAACTCTCAAATGGCGATTTGAATCCGATAAGTATTAGTATCAAAAACCATTATACGTTTACTATTTCGGTAAAGATTATTGACGAAATTCCGTTTCAGTTTCAAGTTCGTGATTTCAAACTTATCAAGTCTATAAAAGCTTCTGCTGAAATAGAAATCGGTTATGATTTGCGTCCAACAGAACGTGGAGAATATTATTTTGGAGACTTAAATCTTTACGTTTCTTCTCCTTTAAAGTTAATTTCGAGAAGATTCACTTTCGATAAAGATCAAATGGTGCCAACATATCCTTCTTTTATTCAATTGAGGAAGTATGATTTATTGGCTTTTTCGAATAATTTACATCAATACGGAATCAAAAAAATACGCCGAATTGGTCATACAATGGAATTTGAACAAATTAAAGAATATGTTCAGGGCGACGATCTTAGAACGCTAAACTGGAAAGCTACAGCGAAGAAAAACTCGTTGATGGTGAACCAATTTCAGGACGAAAAATCACAATCGGTTTATATGGCAATTGACAAAGGCCGTGTGATGCAAATGCCTTTTGACGGATTGAGTTTATTGGATTATGCTATAAATTCGACTTTGGTTTTGTCAAATGTTATTCTGAAAAAACAAGACAAAGCGGGGATTTTTTCTTTCTCTAAAAAAGTAGAAAACAGAGTTTTTGCAGAGAAAAGATCTTCGCAAATGCAGAAAATTCTAGAAACCTTATACAACATCAAAACTGACTTTTTTGAAAGTGACTATAGTCGTTTGTATGTCGATATCAAGAAAAATATCAATCAGCGAAGTTTGATTATTTTATATACTAATTTTGAAACAATGGATGGTTTAAAGAGACAATTACCTTATTTAAAAGGAATTGCAAAAAACCATTTATTAGTTGTTGTTTTCTTTAGTAATACGGAATTGAATGATCTCATTAACAGAAAAACAAATACAATTCAGGAAATATACGATAAGGTAATTGCTGAAAAATTCATGTTTGAGAAAAAACTTATTGCCAACGAGCTCAAGAAATACGGAATTTACTCGGTTCTTACTCAGCCTGAAAACCTGACTTTGGATACTATTAATAAATATTTAGAGATTAAGGCAAGAGGAATTTTGTAG
- a CDS encoding transglutaminase-like domain-containing protein yields MKIKISLVAIFAIFSQTITSQKSIPTIKAMSSKLDIRDGKSFKPQYWTISPQINPDVYETSSLGQKVTFITDKDSISVKIKKDTKLDFIILLNDSTKAYTQIKYKAVPQYLEILKNAEKYNYSDNRFIPNFSYQSIENPNLVKIRKDLKLDSIAGTGNEISKILNLLHWVHNTIRHDGASNNPTSRNAIDLIKVCKTENRGINCRMMATILNECYLSLGIKSRYITCMPKETQFDDCHVINMVYSNEFKKWIWIDPTFNAYVMNEKGELLSIAEVRERLIKGKTLILNPEANWNNQASQTKKYYLETYMAKNLYRLQTPLISQYDSETWKNVKEITYVELLPLDGIEQTPQKSELTNNETKVNFTYYKTNNPNLFWTKPTE; encoded by the coding sequence ATGAAAATCAAAATTAGTCTTGTTGCAATTTTTGCAATCTTTTCACAAACAATTACAAGTCAAAAAAGTATTCCAACAATAAAAGCAATGTCTTCAAAACTTGATATTAGGGACGGAAAAAGTTTTAAACCTCAATACTGGACTATTTCTCCACAAATAAATCCGGATGTATACGAAACTTCTTCTTTAGGACAAAAAGTTACGTTTATTACTGATAAAGATTCAATTAGTGTGAAAATTAAAAAAGACACAAAATTAGATTTTATTATTTTACTTAATGATTCTACAAAAGCATACACGCAGATTAAATATAAAGCTGTACCGCAGTATTTAGAAATACTAAAAAATGCAGAAAAATACAATTATTCTGATAATCGATTTATTCCAAATTTCAGCTATCAATCAATAGAAAATCCAAATTTGGTAAAAATCAGGAAAGATTTAAAATTAGATTCAATTGCCGGAACTGGTAATGAAATTTCAAAAATTCTAAATTTACTTCATTGGGTTCACAACACCATCAGACATGACGGCGCTTCAAACAATCCGACTTCAAGAAATGCAATTGACTTAATTAAAGTATGCAAAACAGAGAATCGCGGGATTAATTGCAGAATGATGGCTACAATTCTTAATGAATGTTACTTGTCTTTGGGAATAAAATCTCGATATATTACTTGTATGCCAAAAGAAACTCAATTTGATGATTGTCATGTGATCAATATGGTGTACAGCAATGAGTTTAAAAAATGGATTTGGATTGACCCAACCTTTAATGCTTATGTTATGAATGAAAAAGGGGAATTGCTTAGTATTGCAGAGGTAAGAGAAAGATTAATTAAAGGGAAAACGTTAATTTTAAATCCTGAAGCAAATTGGAACAACCAAGCATCACAAACCAAAAAGTATTATTTAGAAACTTATATGGCAAAAAATTTATATAGGCTTCAAACTCCTTTGATTAGTCAATACGATTCTGAAACATGGAAAAATGTCAAAGAAATAACTTATGTTGAATTATTGCCTTTAGATGGTATTGAACAAACTCCGCAAAAATCGGAATTGACTAACAATGAAACAAAAGTAAATTTTACATATTACAAAACGAATAATCCAAATTTATTCTGGACAAAACCAACAGAATAA
- a CDS encoding phosphoglyceromutase, which translates to MKKLLLLLLAFTSFLSNAQKTENIIIITTDGFRWQEIFKGMDSAIANDKKFNQGDSTYIYKKYSSSDFKESRKKIMPFLWSEIATKGQIYGNRDLGSKVDVSNPYWFSYPGYSEIMTGNVDVAVNSNHYKANPNVNVLEFLNQQSKLKGKVAAFGAWDAFDRILNEERSGFPVISAFDNVGGNKPTETQKLLNEMRNNSFKPFHEDECLDVFTHYEALNELKTKKPKVLYIAYGETDEWAHSGHYRSYLDAANQVDKWIKEIWDFVQNDPQYKNKTTLIITVDHGRGDKTKEQWTDHGADVPGASQIWFAAMGPEIAPKGEVKTDSQLYQKQIAQTIAKIMGYTFTTSHPVADEITEVTKK; encoded by the coding sequence ATGAAAAAACTACTTTTACTTCTACTCGCTTTTACAAGCTTTTTGTCTAATGCACAAAAAACAGAAAACATCATCATTATAACCACTGACGGTTTTAGATGGCAGGAAATTTTTAAAGGAATGGATTCGGCTATTGCCAATGATAAAAAATTTAATCAGGGCGATAGTACTTATATCTATAAAAAATATTCCAGTTCAGACTTTAAGGAATCACGCAAAAAAATCATGCCTTTTTTATGGTCAGAAATTGCCACAAAAGGACAAATTTATGGCAATCGCGATTTAGGAAGCAAAGTAGATGTTTCGAATCCGTATTGGTTTAGTTATCCCGGATATAGTGAGATTATGACCGGAAATGTTGACGTTGCGGTAAATTCAAATCATTATAAAGCAAACCCGAATGTAAATGTTTTGGAGTTTCTAAATCAGCAATCAAAACTAAAAGGTAAAGTTGCCGCTTTTGGAGCCTGGGATGCTTTTGACCGAATTTTAAACGAAGAAAGAAGTGGTTTTCCTGTAATTTCTGCCTTTGATAATGTTGGAGGAAATAAACCAACAGAAACGCAAAAACTATTAAACGAAATGCGTAATAATTCGTTTAAGCCTTTTCATGAAGATGAATGTCTGGACGTTTTTACACATTATGAAGCTTTAAATGAGCTGAAAACTAAAAAGCCAAAAGTACTTTATATCGCTTACGGAGAAACGGATGAATGGGCGCATTCAGGACATTACAGATCGTATCTTGACGCTGCAAATCAGGTAGACAAATGGATTAAAGAAATTTGGGATTTTGTTCAAAATGATCCACAATACAAAAACAAAACTACTTTGATAATCACGGTAGATCATGGTCGTGGTGACAAAACAAAAGAACAATGGACAGATCACGGTGCTGATGTTCCGGGTGCATCACAAATTTGGTTTGCTGCAATGGGACCTGAAATCGCGCCAAAAGGCGAAGTAAAAACAGATTCTCAGTTGTATCAAAAACAAATTGCACAAACAATTGCCAAAATTATGGGTTACACTTTTACAACCTCGCATCCTGTTGCTGATGAGATTACCGAAGTGACTAAAAAATAA